In Rhodococcus pseudokoreensis, the DNA window CAGCGGCTCGGAAGCGACGCAGTTCACGGTCATCAGCGACAGTGCGTCCGACGAGAAGATGCTGTGTCCGGGGCTGTCGTTCCTGCCGATCGCCGCAATCGTGGATTTCGAACTCACGATGTCGATGCCGCCGCGGCTGACCGCCGACACCGGAATCGATGCCCTCACCCACGCCATCGAGGCGTACGTCAGCAAGAAGGCTCAGCCGTTCACCGACGGACTCGCTCTCGCCGCGATCCGCACCATCGGCAAGCACATCCGCACGGCCTACGCGGACGGTGAGAACCGCACCGCGCGAGAAGCGATGATGGTCGCGTCCACCCAGGCCGGCATGGCGTTCTCCAACTCGAGTGTGGCGCTGGTCCACGGGATGAGCAGGCCGATCGGTGCGCATTTCCATGTCGCGCACGGACTGTCGAATGCGATGCTGCTTCCCGCGATCACTGCGTTCTCCGTGCAGGGGGCGGAGAGCCGGTACGCCGACTGCGCGCGGGCGTTCGGCGCCGCATCGGAGTCGGCGGGCGATTCCGTCGCCGCACAGTTCCTCGTCGACACACTGAGCACGCTGTGTCACGATCTGAAGGTACCGACCCCGCTCGAATACGGGATCGATCGCGACGCCTGGGACGGCCTCGTCCCGCTGATGGCGCAGCAGGCGCTGGCGTCCGGGTCACCCGGCAACAACCCGGTCGCGCCCACCGCCGAGCAGATCGAGACGCTGTACGCGGAGGTCTTCGCCTAGGCAGCGCCGCCGTCCGGAGCTAGAACTCGACGGTTCCCCGGAGGTACCGCCGATAGGTTCCGGACAGGTGGACGCGATCGCCGCGCACGTCGCAGTGAACGGTTCCTCCGCGCGCCGACAGTTGCCGTCCGACGAGGCTGCCACGCCCCAGCGTGGCAGCCCAGTACGGCGCGATCTGCGAGTGCGCGGAACCCGTCACCGGGTCTTCCTTCACGCCGGCGGCGGCACCGAACCAGCGCGACACGAAGTCGACCCCGGCCGCGTCCGACGCCGCGGTGACGACGACGCCGCGCACCTTCAGCGGGCTGATCACGGTGAAGTCGGGGGTCATCGACGCGATGTCGTGTTCGGATTCCGCGACGAACACGAGGTCGGTGGCCTTCAGGCACTCCCGCACCGGGATGCCGAGTGCTGCGACGACCCGGGGATCGGCGGCGGTCGGCACCGGCGCCTCGGCCGGAAAATCCATCACCAGCGTGGCGTCCGGTCCCCGATCGACGGTCAGCCAGCCGCTGCGCGTCCAGAACTGGATCCGGTCGGCATCCGGGTGCACGTCCTCGAGGATCTCCGCGGCGGCGGCGAGCGTCGCATGACCGCACAGGTCCACCTCGATCGCCGGTGTGAACCACCGCAGGTGATACGCCGGATGCGCCGGGTCGTGAGGTGTCGCGCCGGCGGGAAGGCGCGCGGTGTAGAACGCCGTCTCGGACAGATTGTTCTCTTCGGCCAGTTGCTGGAGAACCGCGTCGTCCAGCCACCCGGTCAGCGGCATCACCGCCGCCGGGTTGCCCTCGAACGGTCCGGCGGCGAATGCGTCGATCTGATGGATGTCCAGCCTCATGCGTCAGGCCCGTGCGAAGCTCATCGTCTCGCCTTCGACGCCGCGCATCCACAGGTCGTTGCACGCGGCCGCCAGTTCCGGCAGACCTTCCTCGATGGCGGCGAACACGTTGCCGGGCACCCAGCCGACGTCGCCGTTGAGCAGCAGGTTGTTGCGGCCGTAGAAGATCGCGAGGTCGGTGGCGCCCTGCGCGGCGTGCGCCTCGGAGCCCGGTTCGTACCCGTAGGCGGAGTTGCCGATCTCCCAGGGCTCGAAGTCGAACAGGCACACGTCGCCGGGAATCGGTGTGACGGTGGGGTTTTCCCGTCGCGGTGCCGCCGTGATGCGCGGGATCAGCGTGTACACCTCGTTGCGCGCGTACTTGGCGTGGTACGCGTCGCCGCTCTGCGGAAGCACGTTCCACACCGCGTCGCACGTGAGCGGCGCGTCCTCGTCGAGAAGCCGGGCACGGCACGTCACGCCGCGCTTGTCCAGGGTGATGGTGATGTAGCGAGCCATGTATGCCTCCTTCGTCGCCTGTGAGTACTTGTTAACCGCCCGCGGTTAACAAGTACTCACAGGTGCTGGTCACACTTCGTCGAGCACCTCGGACCAGATCTTCAGGGCGTCCTCGATCTGGTCGGCCGTGACGATGAGCGGTGGGATCATCCGGACCACGTTCATGTGGGCGCCGCAGGTCAGCAGCAGCAACCCCTTCTTCGCTGCCAGTTGCTGCGCCGCAGCCGCTTTCGCACGGTCCGCGCTGCCGTCGGCGGCGGTGAACTCGCTGCCCACGAGCAGTCCGAGGCCGCGGACGTCGCCGATCCCGTCGATGGCGTTCCGGCGGGCACCGTCGAGCAACTGCGCGCCCCGGGCGGCGGCGTTGGCGACGAGGTCTTCCTTCTCGATGACTTCGAGCGTCGCGATCGCGGCCGCGCAGGAGACGGCGTTGCCGCCGTACGTTCCGCCCTGCGATCCCGGCCAGCCCTTGGACATCAGTTCCTCGGACGCTGCGATGCCCGACAGCGGGAAGCCGCTGGCCAGACCCTTGGCGATGGTGATGATGTCGGGGCGGACGTCGAAGTGCTGGTGCCCGAAGAACTTGCCGGTGCGACCGAATCCGGTCTGGATCTCGTCGATGACGAGCAGGATGCCGTACCGGTCGGCGCGCTCACGGAGCCCCTGGAAGAACGCGGTGTTGCCGGGCACGTACCCGCCCTCTCCGAGCACCGGTTCGACGACGAACGCGGCCGTCTCGTTCGGCGCGGTGAGCGTCGCGAAGATGTAGTCGAGTTCCTTGAGCGCAAACGCGGTGGCCTCCTCCTCGGACCAGCCGTACCGGTACGCGTTGGGGAACGGTGCCACGTGCACGCCGCCCATCAGCGGGCTGAAACCGGCCGAGAACCGGGTGCCGGACGTGGTCATCGTCGCCGTCGCGACGGTGCGTCCGTGGAATCCGCCGTGGAAGACGATCACGTTGGGCCTGCCGGTCGCCTGCCGCGACAGTCGCAGCGACGCCTCCACGGCCTCGCTTCCCGAGTTCGCGAAGAACAGCGAGTCGAGCCCTTCGGGCAGCACCGACCCCAGGCGGTCGACCAGTTCGAGCATCGGCTGGTGCATGACCGTGGTGTATTGGCCGTGGATCAGGGAGCCGACCTGCCTGCGGGCGGCCTCCACGACGTGCGGGTGGCAGTGCCCGGTACTGGTGACGCCGATGCCCGCGGTGAAGTCGAGATAGCGCCGGCCGTCGGTGCCGTAGAGGTAACAACCTTCGCCGTGATCGACCGTCACGGGTGTGGCCTGAGCGAGCAGTGGAGATAGCCGAGTCACGGGTAACCCTCCCACGCGTAGATGCCTTCGATGTCGGCAAGTGCATTGTCAGATTGTTGACAATCTGTATAACATGGGGACCGTCCCTACGGCAACGGAGAACGGGGAAAAATCATGCTCGAGGACGCAGCAATCGGATCGGTGCAGACCGGCCTGTTCATCGGCGGCAAGTGGCGCGACAGCGCGCGCACCATGCCGGTCCACGACCCGTCCACCGGACAACTCCTCTGCACGGTCGCCGACGCCGACGCCGCGGAGGCCCGCGAGGCGCTCGACGCCGCGGTGGCCGCGCAACCGTCGTGGGCGGCCACGACGCCCCGCGAACGCAGCACCATCCTCATGAACGCACACCGACTGCTGCTCGAGAACGTCGACCGGCTCGCGCTCGTCATGACACTCGAGATGGGCAAACCACTCACCGAGGCACGAGGCGAAATCGCCTACGCCGCAGAGTTCTTCCGCTGGTTCGCCGAGGAGGCCGTCCGCATCGACGGCGGCTACACGACGGCGCCGGGCGGCGGATCACGATTCCTCGTCACCAAACAGCCCGTCGGGCCGAGCCTGCTCATCACCCCGTGGAACTTCCCGATGGCGATGGGCACCCGCAAGATCGGGCCCGCGATCGCCGCCGGGTGCACGTCCGTCATCAAGCCCGCGGCCCAGACGCCACTGTCGATCCTGGCGCTCGCCGACATCCTCACCGAGGCCGGGTTGCCGGACGGCGTCGTCAACGTCGTCACCACGTCCAGCCCGGACGAGGTCATCACTCCCCTCATCCTCGACGGCCGGGCCCGCAAGCTGTCGTTCACCGGTTCGACGAAGGTCGGGAAGCATCTGCTCGAACTGTGCGCCCGCACCGTCATGCGCACGTCCATGGAACTCGGCGGCAACGCACCGTTTCTCGTGTTCGACGACGCGAATCTCGACGACGCGGTCGACGGCGCCATGGCCGCGAAGATGCGCAACATCGGCCAGGCCTGCACGGCCGCTAACCGCATCCTCGTGCACAGTTCGGTCGCCGAGGAATTCACCCGCAAACTCACGCAGCGGATGGAGGCCCTGCCCGTCGGGCGTGGCACCGAGGACGGCGTCGTCGTCGGACCGCTGATCGACGAGGCCGCCGTCGCGAAGGTGAGCAGCCTCGTCGCGGACGCGATCGACCGCGGCGCCACGGTGCTCACCGGCGGCGCGGCTCTCGACCGCCCGGGCAACTTCTACCCGGCTACGGTGCTGACGGGCGTCCCCGACGACGCCGAGATGTGCCACAACGAGATCTTCGGCCCCGTGGCCGCGATCAGCACGTTCGAGACCGAGGCCGAGGCCGTCGAGCGGGCCAACGACACCCCGTACGGGCTGGTGGCCTACGTGTACACCGAGAGCCTCAAGCGCGGCATCCGCGTGTGCGAGGCGCTGGAGTCGGGCATGGTCGGGCTCAACCAGGGTGTGGTGTCGAACCCGGCCGCACCGTTCGGCGGCGTGAAGGAATCGGGGCTCGGACGCGAGGGCGGGACCACCGGCATCGACGAGTTCCTCGAAACCAAATACATCGGCGTCGCAATGTGAAATCGCCTCAGAGCCAGGTGTCTTCCGACGACGTCGTGAGGAACGCCTCGAGGTCGTCGCGCCACGGCGCGGGCACGGTCTTGTCCGGTTCGATGCCGGTGTACTGACCGCGGTAGAACAGCAACGGCCGCTCCTCCCTGATCTCGCTCAGGGAGGAGACCCGGCCGAACACCACCCAGTGGTCCCCGCCGTCGTGCACGCTCTCGAGCGAGCAGTCGACGTGGGCGAGCGAACCGGTGAGGATCGGCGAACCCAGCGGCGACGCCGTCCAGTCGATGCCGGCGAACTTGTCCGGTTCACGCGACCCGAATCGGGCGCACGTCGACTGCTGCTCTTCGGCGAGCACGTTGACGCAGAACACGCCGCTGCGCTCGATAGCCGCCCACGACCGCGACGTCTTGGTCGGGCAGAACAAAACCAGCGGCGGTTCCAGCGACAGCGCGGCGAACGACTGGCAGGCGAACCCCACCGGTTCGCCGTCGTCGACGGTCGTGATGATGGTGACACCGGTGCAGAACTGGCCGAGCACGGTGCGGAACCGTCGCGGATCGATCGCCTCGGCCGCGACGGCCCCGTCCCCGGTCGACTCGCTCACGGCTGCATCCCGACGCTGAAGTCGTGACCCCACAGGCTGACGGCCGTGCTCTCCCTCGCAATCCAGCTCTCGTCCTCCACCTGACGTCCCTCGCAACCGAATTCGACGTCGAACCCGCCGGGCGTCTTCATGTAGAAGGACAGCATCAGGTCGTTGACGTGACGGCCGAGCGTGGCCGACATCTTGACCTTCTTGCGGAGCGCCCGGTCGAGGCACAGCCCGACGTCGTCGGAGTTCTCCACCTCGATCATGAGATGCACGATGCCGCTGGGCGTGGGCATCGGCAGGAACGCGAGGCTGTGGTGACGCGGATTGCAGCCGAAAAACCGCAACCACGCCGGTTTGCCGTCCGCCGGCCGCCCGACCATCTGCGGGGGCAGCCGCATCGAGTCCCGCAGTCGGAAGCCGAGCACGTCGCGGTAGAAGCGCAGCGACGCGTCGTCGTCCGTGGTCGAGAGGACGACGTGCCCGAGACCCTGCTCGCCGGTGACGAACTTGTGCCCGTACGGGCTGACCACCCGCCGGTGCTCGAGGGCGGCGCCGTGGAACGCCTCGAGCGTGTTGCCGGACGGGTCCTCGAACGTGATCAACTCGTCGACCCGGCGGTCCTGAAGTTGCTCGGCCGTGCCCTCCTTGAACGCGACACCGGCCGCCGACAGGTTGTCGCGAACCTCTTGCAGCTCGGCCGCATTCGCTGTTTCCCAGCCCGACACCGACAGCCGGTCGTGTTCCCCGGGGACGATCACGAGGCGCGCCGGGAAGTCGTCCATCCGCAGGTACAGGGCGTCCGGGTCGGAGCCCTTGCCCTCGACCATGCCGAGCACCTTGAGGCCGTATTCGCGCCACGCGGCCATGTCGGTGGCCTCGATGCGCATGTACGCCAGTGAACGAATACTCATCACTTGCCCCCGTCCAGGAGGAAATCGGTTGCCAGACGGTTGAACTCGTCGAACTTCTCCAGCTGCGCCCAGTGCCCGCAGCCACCGAAGACGTGCAACTGTGCCCGCGGGATCAACTTCAGCGCCACCAGCGCCCCGTCGAGCGGGTTGACCCGGTCTTCGCGACCCCAGATCAGCAGCACCCGCTGCCGCAGCTTGTAGGCGTCACGCCACAGCATGCCCAGTTCGAAATCGGCCGAGGAGAACGACTTTCCCATCGCTTTCGCCGCGGCGAGCGACTCCGGGGTGCTCGCCGCCGCGAACCGTTCGTCGATCAGTTCGTCGGTGATCAGCTTCTGGTCGAACACCATGATCCGCAGGAACGCCTCGAGGTTCTCGCGGGTGGGCTGGTAGCCGAACCTGCCGAGGTTCTTCACACCCTCGGTCGGGTCGGGGGCGAACAGGTTGACGCTCAGCCCGCCCGGCCCCATCAGCACCAGCCGGCCGGCGCGGTCCGGGTAGTCCAGCGCGAAACGCACTGCGGCACCGCCACCGAGGGAGTTGCCGAGCAGGTGGACGCGTCCGCCGATGTCGAGGGTGTCGAGCAGATCCTTCAGCGCGGACGCACTGTGCACGAAGTACTGCGGGTGCTCGGTCGGCTTGTCCGACAACCCGTACCCCGGCTGATCGACGGCGAGCACGTGGAACTTCTCGGCGAGAACCGGAATGTTCCTGGCGAAGTTCGACCACGACGACGCACCCGGACCGCCACCGTGCAACAGCACGATCGTGGTGTCGTTGCCGACGCCGGCCTCGTGATAGTGCAACTTCAGGTCGGGCCGGACCTGGGCGAACTTCGAGGTGGACTCGAACGTGAGGGCTTCTTCGGTCGTCGTCACGTGTGCTCCTAGACCATCGTGTCGGTGATGGGCAGCCCGAATTCGCCTGCCCCGTACATGACGTAGGCGCGCTCGGGATCGTTGGCGGCGTGGACGCGTCCGGCATGCGCATCCCGCCAGAACCGCTGCAGCGGCGTGCCGTTGGCCAGCGCGGTGGCCCCCGAACTCTCGAACAGTTTGTCGATGGACGAAATGGCGCGGCCGGTGGCGCGCACCTGGTCGCGACGCGCCCGCAGTCGCAACTTGAACGGGACCTCCCGGCCGTCGACGAGCAGCGCGTATTCGTCGGCGACGTTGCCGGACAACTGCCGCCACGCGGCGTCGATGTCGCTCGAGGCCTCGGCGATGCGGACCTTCGCGAACGGGTCGTCCTTCGCCTTCTCGCCGGCGAACGCCGCGCGGACCCGCTTGCCCTGGTGCTCGACGTGGGCGTCGTACGCGCCGTAGGCCATTCCGACGATCGGTGCGGAGATGGTGGTGGGATGGATTGTTCCCCAGGGCATCTTGTATACGGGCGCGGTGTTGCGCTCGAGCCCGGGTGCGGTGAGGGTGCTCATCGCCTTGAAGCTGAGGACGCGGTGCGTCGGGACGAACACGTCCTCGACCACGACGGTGTTGCTGCCGGTTCCGCGGAGCCCGACCACGTTCCACACGTCGTCGATCCGGTAGTCCTCACGGGGGATCAGGAAGCTGACGAAGTCGACGGGGCGGCCGTCCTTGATGACTGGCCCGCCGAGTACCGCCCAGGTGGCGTGATCACAGCCGGACGACCACGCCCACGCGCCGTTGACCGTGTATCCGCCGTCGACGACCTGGCCTGCGCCCATCGGCGCGTACGACGACGAGATGCGGACGTCGGTGTCGTTGCCCCACACGTCTTCCTGCGCCTGCTGGGAGAACAGCGCGAGATGCCAGTTGTGGACGCCGATGATCGACGAGACCCATCCGGTGGAACCGCAGGCGCTCGCGATCTTCCGCACCGCGGAGTAGAACAGCACCGGATCCGCCTGGTATCCACCCCATTGTTCGGGCTGGAGCAACCGGAAGAATCCGGTCTCCTGGAGCGCCTTCATGGAATCGTCGGGGATACGACGGAGATCCTCGGTCTCCTGCGCACGCTCTCGCAGCGTCGGCAGTAGTGCGTCGAGCCGCTGCATCACCTCGTGACTGTCATGGTCACCCACAGGACGCTCCTGTCTCGTTCGATGGTTCACTTGTCTTCTGAGACTAGAACACGTTCCCATTTATGTCGAGATACCGGCAAAGGTGCTGTTTGACGGCCCGGGTCTGGAAGAAAGCCCCCGAAAATCTGGCGGATCGTGTCGAAGTTCTATAACGTGTTCTACTAACAGCATGAAGGGATGTGAGGGCACAATGGCGCAGATTCGCGAGATCGATGTGGGCACGGTCCAGACGCGCTTCGCGCGTGGTTGGCACTGCCTCGGTTTGACCAAGACGTTCAAGGACGGCAAACCGCATTCGATCGAGGCATTCGGCACCAAACTCGTCGTCTTCGCCGACAGCAAGGGCGAACTGAAGGTTCTGGACGCGTACTGCCGGCACATGGGCGGAGACCTGTCGCAGGGCACCGTGAAGGGCGATTCCGTGGCCTGCCCGTTCCACGACTGGCGCTGGGGCGGCAACGGCAAGTGCACCAGCATTCCCTACGCACGCCGGGTTCCCCCGATCGCCCGCACCCGGGCCTGGATCACGCTCGAGCAGAACGGTCAGCTGTTCGTCTGGAACGACCCCGAGGGCAATCCCCCGCCGGAGAACGTCACCATCCCCCGCATCGAGGGCGCCTACAGCGACGAGTGGACCGACTGGACCTGGAACTCGATGCTGATCGAGGGCTCCAACTGCCGCGAGATCATCGACAACGTGGTCGACATGGCGCACTTCTTCTACATCCACTACGCGTTCCCGACGTACTTCAAGAACGTCTTCGAAGGCCACGTCGCGACGCAGTACCTCAACACGAAGGGCCGCCCCGACGTCGGGATGGCGACGCAGTACGGCATGGAGTCGCTGCTGCGCTCCGAGGCCGCGTACTACGGCCCGTCCTACATGATCAATCCGCTGTGGAACAGCTACGGCGGGTACGAGGTCGAGAGCGTCCTCATCAACTGCCACTATCCGGTGACGAACAATTCGTTCATGCTCCAGTACGGCGTCACCGTCAAGAAGCCGACCGGCATCGACGACGTGACGGCCGACAAGCTGGCCGCGAAATTCACCGAGGGCATCGCCGAGGGATTCCTGCAGGACGTCGAGATCTGGAAGAACAAGACCAAGATCGACAACCCCCTGCTCTGCGACGAAGACGGTCCGGTCTACCAGCTGCGACGCTGGTACGACCAGTTCTACGTCGACGTCGCCGACGTCACCGACAAGATGACGCAGCGCTTCGAGTTCGAGGTCGACACCACCAAGGCCAACGAGGCCTGGCAGCACGAGGTCGAGGAGAACCTGGCCCGGCAGAAGGCCGAACGTGAGGCCGCCGAGGGGTCCGAGAATGCGACCGCCTCGCGGTCCGACAGCAGGGAAGCGCAGGTCTGACCATGAGTGCCTCGACCGAATGGGCCAAAGCTCCCGACTTCGCCGGGCAGCCTGCTCGGCTCGAGGCCATTCATGCGCAGACGGTGGCCGACAAGGCCACCTACCTCGACGACGGAATGAACGAAGTCGAGTGCCGTACGTGCGGAACCTGTGT includes these proteins:
- a CDS encoding iron-containing alcohol dehydrogenase, whose amino-acid sequence is MSAHLSLPRFASIGAGAVDEIGSVVDQLGLQRPVLVTDSYLVGTGAADRVMALLRSAGKDPALFDGTVPDPTTDSLADGLRIVAEHRADSVIGFGGGSPMDTAKALAVLSANGGEMRSYKAPHVYTGKALPIIAIPTTAGSGSEATQFTVISDSASDEKMLCPGLSFLPIAAIVDFELTMSMPPRLTADTGIDALTHAIEAYVSKKAQPFTDGLALAAIRTIGKHIRTAYADGENRTAREAMMVASTQAGMAFSNSSVALVHGMSRPIGAHFHVAHGLSNAMLLPAITAFSVQGAESRYADCARAFGAASESAGDSVAAQFLVDTLSTLCHDLKVPTPLEYGIDRDAWDGLVPLMAQQALASGSPGNNPVAPTAEQIETLYAEVFA
- a CDS encoding PhzF family phenazine biosynthesis protein, whose amino-acid sequence is MRLDIHQIDAFAAGPFEGNPAAVMPLTGWLDDAVLQQLAEENNLSETAFYTARLPAGATPHDPAHPAYHLRWFTPAIEVDLCGHATLAAAAEILEDVHPDADRIQFWTRSGWLTVDRGPDATLVMDFPAEAPVPTAADPRVVAALGIPVRECLKATDLVFVAESEHDIASMTPDFTVISPLKVRGVVVTAASDAAGVDFVSRWFGAAAGVKEDPVTGSAHSQIAPYWAATLGRGSLVGRQLSARGGTVHCDVRGDRVHLSGTYRRYLRGTVEF
- a CDS encoding DUF3830 family protein yields the protein MARYITITLDKRGVTCRARLLDEDAPLTCDAVWNVLPQSGDAYHAKYARNEVYTLIPRITAAPRRENPTVTPIPGDVCLFDFEPWEIGNSAYGYEPGSEAHAAQGATDLAIFYGRNNLLLNGDVGWVPGNVFAAIEEGLPELAAACNDLWMRGVEGETMSFARA
- a CDS encoding aspartate aminotransferase family protein yields the protein MTRLSPLLAQATPVTVDHGEGCYLYGTDGRRYLDFTAGIGVTSTGHCHPHVVEAARRQVGSLIHGQYTTVMHQPMLELVDRLGSVLPEGLDSLFFANSGSEAVEASLRLSRQATGRPNVIVFHGGFHGRTVATATMTTSGTRFSAGFSPLMGGVHVAPFPNAYRYGWSEEEATAFALKELDYIFATLTAPNETAAFVVEPVLGEGGYVPGNTAFFQGLRERADRYGILLVIDEIQTGFGRTGKFFGHQHFDVRPDIITIAKGLASGFPLSGIAASEELMSKGWPGSQGGTYGGNAVSCAAAIATLEVIEKEDLVANAAARGAQLLDGARRNAIDGIGDVRGLGLLVGSEFTAADGSADRAKAAAAQQLAAKKGLLLLTCGAHMNVVRMIPPLIVTADQIEDALKIWSEVLDEV
- a CDS encoding NAD-dependent succinate-semialdehyde dehydrogenase; the protein is MLEDAAIGSVQTGLFIGGKWRDSARTMPVHDPSTGQLLCTVADADAAEAREALDAAVAAQPSWAATTPRERSTILMNAHRLLLENVDRLALVMTLEMGKPLTEARGEIAYAAEFFRWFAEEAVRIDGGYTTAPGGGSRFLVTKQPVGPSLLITPWNFPMAMGTRKIGPAIAAGCTSVIKPAAQTPLSILALADILTEAGLPDGVVNVVTTSSPDEVITPLILDGRARKLSFTGSTKVGKHLLELCARTVMRTSMELGGNAPFLVFDDANLDDAVDGAMAAKMRNIGQACTAANRILVHSSVAEEFTRKLTQRMEALPVGRGTEDGVVVGPLIDEAAVAKVSSLVADAIDRGATVLTGGAALDRPGNFYPATVLTGVPDDAEMCHNEIFGPVAAISTFETEAEAVERANDTPYGLVAYVYTESLKRGIRVCEALESGMVGLNQGVVSNPAAPFGGVKESGLGREGGTTGIDEFLETKYIGVAM
- the hsaB gene encoding 3-hydroxy-9,10-secoandrosta-1,3,5(10)-triene-9,17-dione monooxygenase reductase subunit is translated as MSESTGDGAVAAEAIDPRRFRTVLGQFCTGVTIITTVDDGEPVGFACQSFAALSLEPPLVLFCPTKTSRSWAAIERSGVFCVNVLAEEQQSTCARFGSREPDKFAGIDWTASPLGSPILTGSLAHVDCSLESVHDGGDHWVVFGRVSSLSEIREERPLLFYRGQYTGIEPDKTVPAPWRDDLEAFLTTSSEDTWL
- the hsaC gene encoding iron-dependent extradiol dioxygenase HsaC; the encoded protein is MSIRSLAYMRIEATDMAAWREYGLKVLGMVEGKGSDPDALYLRMDDFPARLVIVPGEHDRLSVSGWETANAAELQEVRDNLSAAGVAFKEGTAEQLQDRRVDELITFEDPSGNTLEAFHGAALEHRRVVSPYGHKFVTGEQGLGHVVLSTTDDDASLRFYRDVLGFRLRDSMRLPPQMVGRPADGKPAWLRFFGCNPRHHSLAFLPMPTPSGIVHLMIEVENSDDVGLCLDRALRKKVKMSATLGRHVNDLMLSFYMKTPGGFDVEFGCEGRQVEDESWIARESTAVSLWGHDFSVGMQP
- the hsaD gene encoding 4,5:9,10-diseco-3-hydroxy-5,9,17-trioxoandrosta-1(10),2-diene-4-oate hydrolase, giving the protein MTTTEEALTFESTSKFAQVRPDLKLHYHEAGVGNDTTIVLLHGGGPGASSWSNFARNIPVLAEKFHVLAVDQPGYGLSDKPTEHPQYFVHSASALKDLLDTLDIGGRVHLLGNSLGGGAAVRFALDYPDRAGRLVLMGPGGLSVNLFAPDPTEGVKNLGRFGYQPTRENLEAFLRIMVFDQKLITDELIDERFAAASTPESLAAAKAMGKSFSSADFELGMLWRDAYKLRQRVLLIWGREDRVNPLDGALVALKLIPRAQLHVFGGCGHWAQLEKFDEFNRLATDFLLDGGK
- the hsaA gene encoding 3-hydroxy-9,10-secoandrosta-1,3,5(10)-triene-9,17-dione monooxygenase oxygenase subunit: MGDHDSHEVMQRLDALLPTLRERAQETEDLRRIPDDSMKALQETGFFRLLQPEQWGGYQADPVLFYSAVRKIASACGSTGWVSSIIGVHNWHLALFSQQAQEDVWGNDTDVRISSSYAPMGAGQVVDGGYTVNGAWAWSSGCDHATWAVLGGPVIKDGRPVDFVSFLIPREDYRIDDVWNVVGLRGTGSNTVVVEDVFVPTHRVLSFKAMSTLTAPGLERNTAPVYKMPWGTIHPTTISAPIVGMAYGAYDAHVEHQGKRVRAAFAGEKAKDDPFAKVRIAEASSDIDAAWRQLSGNVADEYALLVDGREVPFKLRLRARRDQVRATGRAISSIDKLFESSGATALANGTPLQRFWRDAHAGRVHAANDPERAYVMYGAGEFGLPITDTMV
- a CDS encoding Rieske 2Fe-2S domain-containing protein, which translates into the protein MAQIREIDVGTVQTRFARGWHCLGLTKTFKDGKPHSIEAFGTKLVVFADSKGELKVLDAYCRHMGGDLSQGTVKGDSVACPFHDWRWGGNGKCTSIPYARRVPPIARTRAWITLEQNGQLFVWNDPEGNPPPENVTIPRIEGAYSDEWTDWTWNSMLIEGSNCREIIDNVVDMAHFFYIHYAFPTYFKNVFEGHVATQYLNTKGRPDVGMATQYGMESLLRSEAAYYGPSYMINPLWNSYGGYEVESVLINCHYPVTNNSFMLQYGVTVKKPTGIDDVTADKLAAKFTEGIAEGFLQDVEIWKNKTKIDNPLLCDEDGPVYQLRRWYDQFYVDVADVTDKMTQRFEFEVDTTKANEAWQHEVEENLARQKAEREAAEGSENATASRSDSREAQV